The nucleotide window TTAGCGTCCAAGCTACACCAAATACCCAACCAGGAGGTGTCCAAGGTGCTTTATTTAGGCCTAAGTACCACTCTGATGTTGGGCCATTATCCATGAGCCAACTGCCTAAGGCTAGACCACCAAAATTGATAATTAAAAATAAGATAAAATATGCAATCTTGCTCAAGACGTAACTATTTAAGCGCTTCTAATTTTTCTAAAACTTTTTGAGCCTCTGCATACTTATTATCGCTTGCAGCTCTGTTTGTAGTAGATAACTTATGCCACTCTGCCATAAGCTTTTCGTACTGTTTTTGCAGTTTTTCTTTTTCTGAATTTTTTTTAAATAATCCAAACATAGCGGTTATTTTAGATGTTTTGTAATCCTAGAATTTGTAGGTTTAGTAATGGAGTAGAAGTAATCGATAAACTCACCATGCTCGTCAATCAAATATTTTTGAAAGTTCCATTTTACAGTAGAGTTTTGCTTTCCATTTAGACGTTTTGATGTGAGCCATTTATATAGAGGATGTTGATTGCTTCCTTTTACATCTATTTTTTCTGTAATTAAAAACGTTACACCATAATTAACTTTACAAAACTCTTGGATTTCGTCTGCATTACCTGGCTCTTGCCCACCAAATTGATTGCATGGATTACCTATAACTACCAATTTATCCTTATAAGAATCAGAAAGCTCTTGTAATGCTCTGTACTGTGGAGTAAAACCACATTTTGAAGCCACGTTAACAAAAAGAATTTTCTTCCCCTTAAATTCAGATAGTTTTATCGGTTTTCCTGCTAAGCTATTAATTTCTATATCATATATAGAGGCTGTTGCTTTATGCTTTATCTTATTGTCTGATGTACTTAGCGTACCTACAAATGTTTTTAGTGGATTCATAAATTATAATTTAAAACTAACGATACCACAATCCATTTCAAATATTTGCCCGGATAAAGCAGCAGCTTTGTGAGATAGTAAAAATACTACCATATCTGCAACTTCTTCTGGTTGCAGATATTTTTTTAGCGGATGACGATCAGTCATATTCTCTATCATACGTTCATTACGCAACAGTTTAGAAGCTAAGTCTGTATCTGTAACAGTTGGTGCAATTGCGTTTACTCTAATTGTGGGTGCTAACTCTGCACCGAGGGATTTTGTAAGACCTTCGATTGCAGATTTTGAAGCCGCAACACTTGCATGAAAAGGCATACCAAGTTTTGAAGCTACTGTACTAAACAATACTATTGAAGGTTGTTTGCCATTTTTTAACACAGCCAAGTATTTTTGAATGGTTTTTACGGCACCTAAGACATTTATCTCAAAGTCATTCTTAAAGTCCTCTAGACTTAGTCGGTTAATGGGCTTAAGATTAATGCTTCCTGGGCAATACACTAGGCCATCGGCTTCCGAAATATCTGGTAGCTCATCATTAATAATGTCACATTGATGATGTGTGAGGTTTTCGTGAGATTGCTCGGGTTGGCTTCTACTTATATTAATTACTTTATGTGAAGAAAGCAAAGATGCAACTGTAGCGTTGCCAATGCCTTTGCTTCCACCTACGACAATAATGGTCTTCATATTTTTATGCAGCTGTTAATGGACGCCCTTTTAATCTCTTTTCAATTTTTTGTTTAATCACAGTGATCCGTTTCATTAAATCCATTAATTTGGCGTCCTTTTTCTTTTTATAAATTTCATTAACACCTAAGATGATCTCTTTAGCTTCTCTTGCAGCTAAAATTCTATCGCTTGTTGTCTTAAAGGAAAACTTTCTGTTTTCAAACTCAACGGCTCTTTCTAAAATATCCATAGCTTAATTATTTATGTAATTTTGCAATTCAACAATTTTTTCTGGTTTATTAAATTCTCCGCCATAATATGTTGTTACTGTAGATGAAGTATCATCTTTTACACCTCTAGAAGATACACAAAGGTGCTTTGCATCAATAATTACGGCTACGTCTTCGGTTTCTAAAACTGTTTTTAGTTCATTTGCTATTTGCTGTGTTAAACGTTCTTGTACTTGTGGACGTTTTGCATAATATTGTACTATTCTATTGAGCTTAGATAAACCTATAACCTTACCAGAGGATTTGTAGGCTACGTGTGCCTTTCCGATGATGGGTACAAAGTGATGCTCGCAATTAGAATAAAACGTAATATCTTTTTCTACCAACATTTGTTTATATTGGTACTTGTTGTCAAATAAGGCAACTTTGGGTTTGTTTTTAGGATCTAGACCAGAAAAAATTTCTTCAATGTACATTTTGGCAACACGGTCTGGTGTCCCTTTCAGAGAATCGTCTGTTAAATCTAAACCGAGAACATCCATAATTTCTGAAAAAAGAATTGAGATACGTTGTTTCTTTTCTTCGTCAGACATTTCAAATGCATTGGCTTTCATGGGTGTGTCTATACCTGTAAATAAATGGTCGTCTCCAATATCATCTATAGACAATCCATTGAGCCTGTGGCCGTTTGTGTTAGGAATAATTTTTGTTTTCATAGTATCTTTTTAATGTGCTGTATTTAAGTACTCCAAGCTTAAATCAAAGCACGGGTTATCGTTTTGAAATAGAGTTATTTGATATGGACTTTTGGCGCGAGCATTTAAATCTGCCTTTATCAAAAGTTCTTTTGTACATGTGTTTAGTAGCTCTGCCTTGTACACGTTTTCTCCACATTTTAAAGCTACTTGGTTTCATTTCTTTGCGCATAAGTTCTATAACCTCTTGCTCTTTTAAACCAAATTGAAAGGTAATAGCTTCGAAAGGTGTGCGATCCTCCCACGCCATTTCAATTATGCGATCTATTTGTCTTTCGTTTAATGTCATTCTTATGCTGGCATTGAAAATTGTAAATCGTACTTCACCTTTTCGTCTAATAACTTATCAAAGAATTTTTTATTTTCTCTAAAAGTTTTACTATCTCTAAAATGAATAAAGCGTCCTTGGGCATGGAGGCTAGAACCATTGACTTTGTAAATAACAAGTTGATAGTAAGGAATTACCCATGTAAAATTCTTCAAACCTTTATTTATCATAATTAAAATACCCTTAGGTCGAAGCTCAATATTAGCATAGTTAATATCAGAAACCGTATTCAATATACTCTTCATATTTGGGCTAACTTCATCTATAATCATGCGTTTAGACCCTACACCTTTCATCTTCAATTTCTGTACCAAACCAAAAGCATTGCCAACAAGATCTGCAATCATTTGTTTGTGTTCAGAGTTATAATGTGTGGTATTTAATATCATAACACTGTAAAGATACAAATGTTTAACCTTTTAATGTAATTGTTAAACAAAAATTAACAGAGAATTATGATTGTGTTTTATGACGAATTTATCTGATGTTTTAGTCGTTCTGTAAAAGGCGATTACGATCTTGTAAGGTATGTCGTTTTAAGATACGAAAACTTTCTTTTACAACTTCTGCATCTTTTTTCATATTCCATAGAATATCACTAGCACGCTTTCTATTTTCTTTAATATCTACGATAGGTTCAGGATAGTCTTCACCAAGTTTAAAATTATAAAGGCCTTGTTCTAATTCTGTCATTAAATAGGGCTCGTGAATAAAAGGCACGTCTAAGTGAGCCAGCTCAGGCACCCATTTTTTTATAAACTCAGCATTAGGATCGTGTTTATGTCCGTTTAAAGTAGGGTTGTAAATTCTTAGATTGTTTATTCCTGTTTCTCCGGCTTGCATTTGTAATTGCGGAAAGTGTATGCCAGGCTCAAAATCTAGGAACTGCTGTGATAGGTGTTCTGATGCGTTTTGCCAAGGTTGCCACAAGATGTGTGTAAAGAAAGACACTAACATGGCGCGCATTCTAAAGTTTACATAACCTGTCTCTATAAGGCAACGCATGCTTGCATCTACAAGCGGAAATCCTGTTTGGCCCTCTTTCCAAGCTTGTTGGTATTTTAACGATATACTCTTTTTTAGTTTGTGGTATCCTTTATTAACGCTCTCGTTCTCCATAGTATGTTCCATTTCAAACTTTTGAATAAAATGGGCCTGCCAGCGAAGGCGTGATAAAAATGCGCCAATATGCCGTTTATTGTCACTTTGTTCTTTAATTTTCTGAGCTTTTTGAAAAATCTGTCGTATAGAAACATTTCCCCATGCAATATAAGGTGAAAGTCTACTGCAACTTGTGCGTGATGCTTCTGGTTTTGATATGTTGAACATATAGTCTTTATGACGATTCTCAAAAAATGAAGAAGCATATTTCCAAGCGCTAGAACTTCCACCTTTTTGAAATTTAGTATTTTCAGGAGTGTTTAAATTAGTAACGGTAAGTACGCTTTCTAAGAGTGAAATATCTTGAAGAGATAATAATTGCTTATGGTTTGGTTTAAATTCTTTTAGCGGCTCTTTCATGTAATCTTCCCAATCTTCTAACCAGTTTTCTCTATTTAAAAGACCGCGTTCTACACCATTATTCTTGCTTTCGTTCCATCTAATAAAGTTATTTCTGCAATAACGTAAAAATTCTTTGTCTCTATTGTAAGTTATTAAGATACCAGTTTCGATATGAGAGTAAATAGCATCTATTTTATAGAATTCTTGAATGAGGTTAAACGCAGTTTGAATATCGCTAGTAACACTAAGTACTTTAGAGTCTAAAGGTTTTAACTGCGCGTTAAGATCTCTAAGAGATTCTTTTATAAAATTGAAATGACGCTCACTGTAGTGATTGTCGTTTATTAAGATATGCTCAAACACATAGAGTAAAAGTGTTGGTTTTCCTGTAACAAGCGCATTACTTAGTGCTTCATTATCCTGAAGTCGTAAATCGCGCTTAAGCCATACAACATTAATATGTGGTTTGTTTGTCATTTTAGAGCTTTGAGAAATTTTTCTGCGTTATTAAAATGGTTGTCTAAAGTGTCTTTTTTCATGCGATCTAGGTTACCCAAGAGCATACCTAATCTAGGATTGCTCTCAAAAAACTCACGATGTTTATCCATAAAAGTCCAAAACAAGCCATCCCAAGTCTCTTGCCATTTGCCTTTACTGTAGTTGCTCATTTTCATTATGTAGTTGCTGCTGCTTATGTATGGTTTTGTAGACATTAAACCACCATCGGCAAACAGACTCATGCCATACACATTTGGTACCATTACCCAATCGTAGGCATCTATAAATAATTCCATAAACCATTGGTAGACTTCATCTGGATCGAACTCGCAAAGCACCATAAAATTGCCAAGAATCATTAGACGTTCTATATGGTGAGCATAACCCGTTTTTAATACTTTTTTTATAACATCGTCTACGGGTTTTATACCAGTAGAACCATCGTAAAATGATGAAGGAATTTTTCGATCAAAATTCCAGAAGTTTTTGGTGCGTTCTTCTGTGCCTTTTACTTCGTAAACACCTCTTATAAATTCGCGCCAACCTAAAATTTGCCTTACAAAACCTTCTGTTGAATTGATTGGCACATCATTGTCTTTGGCATAAGTAATGGCTTTCTCAATAACGTTTGAAGGATTTAGCAAACCAACATTAATCAAAGGCGAAAGTAAACTATGATTTAAAAAATGCTCTTCCTTTACAATGGCATCTTCATAAACGCCAAATTCATGAAAGCGGTACTCAAAGAACTGTTGCAACCATGCTTCAGAGGATTCAAAATCTATAGGATAATTGATGAAGTCATTTAGTTCACCATAATGATTATTAAAATGTTTTTCTGTGTACTTTATAGCCTCCTCGTAGTATTCAGACCGTTCGGGAAATTGAATATTTGGTGGTGTTTTGTCTTTTGGGTATTTCTTTCTGTTTTCAGAATCGTAAGTCCATTTACCACCTTCAGGTTCTTTGGAAACCATTAAAATGTCTCGTTTTTTTCGTTGTTCTTTATAAAATGAAGTTTGAAAAAATTTCTTTTTTGAAGGTTTAAAAAATGAGCTGAGATCTTTTTTTGTATTGATAAACAGAGGACTTTCGTACCATTTAATTGTAATGTCTTTTGCAGTTGATTTAATGCGCTTTTCTAACCAATTGTCTGTTGGGTCAATGACATGAAGCGTTTTTGCACCATTGTCAATCAGTTTGGGTATCAATGTTCTAATGTCGCTATCGTCTGAAGTTGCTTCAATATAATGAACAGTTTTACCTTTAGACTCTAAAAAATCAGCATACGCTTTCATAGACGCTCTATGGAACGCTATTTTTTGTTTATGAAATTTATACTGCTTAAAAAAAAGATATTCTTCAATGAGGTAAATAGCGGCATCAATTTCTAGGATTGGAGAATCCTGAAATAATTGATGTGGAAATAGTAATATGTTGTCGTTCTTTTTCATGTTTACTTCCTGCGAAAGCAGGAATCTTATTTTGGTCTTACTATGTCTTTAGTTTTTTCGACCAACAAGATTTTTAAAACTTGAAGGTCGGCTAATTCTCATGTTACCAGCTTTGACTGTTAGATATACTTTTAGCCAAGAGATTCCTGCCTTCGCAGGAATGGTATTAAAACAAACTCGGTTGTAACCATAAATTTCTAAATTTTCCGTTGCTATCGTAACGCTCGGCTTGCAATTGCACATTGAATTTACGATCACGAGGATCGTTACCAACTCCTGCTACATACATCCAATTACCATAGTTGCTATGCACATCATAATCGAGTAGGAGCGATTCAAAATACGCAGCACCTATACGCCAATCTAACTCTAACTCTTTGGCAAAATAGGATGCTACGTTTTGGCGACCTCTATTGCTCATCCATCCGGTTTCTTTAAGTTCTATCATATTGGCATTTACAAAATCAGATGCTGTTTCGCCATCAATCCACCGTTGTATTTGCGTTTGATTTGTAGCCCAGTTATAGTCTTTTTTTAGAATGCCTTCGAGTTTAAAAATCTGGTTGCCGTGCTTTAGTGAAATGTATTTGAAATAGTCGCGCCAAATCAATTCAAAAATTAACCAGTAGGTCGATTGATTTTTATAATGTTCTTTTTCAAACTGCCTAACTTTCCAATAGATGGTTTTGGCAGAAATACTACCATTTGCCAACCAAGGAGAGAATTTTGAACTATAATCCTTGCCCACCAAACCATTTCTGGTTTTCTTATAAAAACCTAATTTTTTTGTGTTGAAAAAATAGTCTTCCAGTCGGTTTTGAGCAGCAGTTTCACCTCCCTTAAAAGGAAATGCTGAGTGTGCATGCGTTTCAAAATTATTAAAACCTAAGTCTGTAAGTGATGGGATGTTTGTGCTATTTTCAATGTGATTACTTTCTGGTAGTTTAAGTGTTTCAACCTCAGGTCTTATACTGACATATTTTTCTAATTTTTTTCTGAAAACTGTAAAGACTTGTGGTGTTTTAGAAATCTCAAAATTGATATCTTCAGGATTAAACAAAAATTGATTGTAAATATGATGCCAAGTCACATTGTAAATTTTTGCTTTAACTGCGTTTTCAGTGTCAATTTCTTCTTGCGTCCATTCTTTTTGAAGGTAAATTTCCTCGACATTTAGTGTATTACAAAGCCGTGGAATTATTACTTCAGGATGCTCATAATAAACTAGCAATTCTATGTTGAGTTGACTAAGTTTCTCCTTTAAGTCTTTAATGGTTTCAATTAAAAATTGTGCTCTAAATTTTTCTGTTTTTCTAAAACCAAAAGCATCAATTTGAAACTGCTTAGGATCGAAACAATACACACCAAAAACAGTATTACCATTTTTAGTGGCTTCACTTAAAACAGCATTGTCAATGGTTCTCAGGTCATTTCTAAACCAAATCAGATTTTTTATGTCTTTCTTCTGCATTTTTCGCTACAATATTTTACGTTGTCCCAATTCTTTGCCCATTTTTTGCGCCAAGTAAAAGGTCGCTCACAAACTGGGCATATCTTTGTGGGCAGATGTTGTTTTTTTACACCTCTCATTCGGGTTTTATTAAGGCATTAATCATGCCTTTAAACACAAAGGCATGAAATGGTAAAACCATATACCAATATAATCTTCCCCAAAGTCCCTTTGGCCTAAATACGGCACGTTGGTAGAGTTTGTTTTTTACAATTTTAAATTCAAGCCAAGCTTCACCAGGTAAGCGCATTTCTGCAAATAGGAGTAGTCGCTTTTCTCCTCTGTCTGCAAAGAGCACGCGCCAAAAATCTAAAGGATCTCCAGCTTCAAGATAAGTGTCATGAGTACGTCCTCTTCTAAGACCAACACCACCAAAAAGTTTATCTACATAACCTCTAATTTTCCAGAGACTATTAAAACTGTACCAGCCATTACGTCCTCCAATACTCCAGATTTTATTTAAAGTATAATCTTCATTTTCTATGGTTCTAGAGCGTATATCTTTAAAACAGCCATACTGCGGTAATTCTATATGTTTAGATAGTTGATCTTTAAATCGTCCGCTGCTAACGGCGTCTTTCCAACTAGAGATTACACTATTTTGCTCTATTCTTTGAAATGCGAGATTAACAGCTTCTTTATACGATAATGGCTCAATATCTATATGCTTGTTAATATCGCTAGGCTTGCCGATGACTTCTACTTTCATACTATCGACTAAGGCTTGGGCCAATTGAAATGATGTTGAAGTGACAAAATAGAGCCAATAAGATGACAGTTTTGGACTTAAAACAGGTAATGTGTATATATACCGTTTTAAACCACGCACTTCTGCAAATTGTAAAAGCATTTCCTTGTAGGTTAACACTTCAGGTCCAAAAATGTCATAGGACTTATTGTAAAGTGCTTCTTTACCTAGGGCTTGAGATAAGTAGGTGAGTACATCTCTAATACCAAGCGGTTGGGTTTTTGTATTCAACCATTTTGGTGTAATCATAACCGGTAGTTTCTCTACGATATCTCTTATAATTTCGAAGGAAGCACTACCACTACCTACAATAATTCCTGCTCTAAATGTTGTTAAGGCATAGCTGTTAGATTTTAAGGTTTCTTCAACTTGTAAGCGAGATTTTAGATGTTTAGAAAGTGAATCGTCGTTAACAATACCGCTGAGATAGATGACTTGCTTACATTCAGTAGCTTCAATAAGATTTTTAAAATTGTGAGCGCACTGACGTTCTAAATCCTCAAAATCGTCAGCATTTGTAGCCATGGAATGTATGAGGTAGTAAGCCGCATCTATGGTTTTTGGAATTTTATTTGGTTCTGGACTTAGAAAATCCATTTTTATAAAAGAACACCTTGGATGTTCCTCAATTTCGTCTGGAATACGATTTAGATCACGAACACAACACACCAATTCATGACCTTCCTCAAGAAGTTGAAGTGCTAATCTTTTGGCAATGTAGCCTGTTGTTCCTGTAATTAGTATTTGCATTAGTCATTGGGTATTGCAAATTCTGGTTTAGGTCTTTGGTAATCTAATCGTTTTTTTAAATCTGGTATAGCATATCCGTCTAGACCATTTATGGTTGCTACTTTACCTTTTGATAGATTGATGAAACCATCTTTTTCTAATAGACTGTCTGGCACATGTAGCTTTTCAATTTTACCTATTAATAAAATGGTATTATTGGCTTGTATAGAGTATTCTTCTACATAGCTCATTGCTATTTGTATAGGACAACCTTTAACAAAAGGTGCAAAGAAATTGTCTTTATATTCTTCTTCTAATTTAGTGGTGTCAAATTCTGAAATTTGAGCATCGTATTTTGCTGAAGTATGATGTGCGTCTTCTAAAATGTCTTCATAAATATGATTAATGGTGAATTTTCCTGTAGATTTTATGTTCTCGTAAGTATTGCGAATAACAGTTGTAGGTCTAAGAAAAAAACCTAACAAAGCAGGGTTTGAGCCCAAATGCGTAATAGAACTAAAAACCGCAACATTAGTAACGTCTAAATTGTCTTTAGTACCAATTAAATTCGCAGATTTGTAACCACTACAACTATTAATAAGGTTGATGCGGTACAAATGATGCATGT belongs to Winogradskyella sp. J14-2 and includes:
- a CDS encoding SDR family oxidoreductase, whose protein sequence is MQILITGTTGYIAKRLALQLLEEGHELVCCVRDLNRIPDEIEEHPRCSFIKMDFLSPEPNKIPKTIDAAYYLIHSMATNADDFEDLERQCAHNFKNLIEATECKQVIYLSGIVNDDSLSKHLKSRLQVEETLKSNSYALTTFRAGIIVGSGSASFEIIRDIVEKLPVMITPKWLNTKTQPLGIRDVLTYLSQALGKEALYNKSYDIFGPEVLTYKEMLLQFAEVRGLKRYIYTLPVLSPKLSSYWLYFVTSTSFQLAQALVDSMKVEVIGKPSDINKHIDIEPLSYKEAVNLAFQRIEQNSVISSWKDAVSSGRFKDQLSKHIELPQYGCFKDIRSRTIENEDYTLNKIWSIGGRNGWYSFNSLWKIRGYVDKLFGGVGLRRGRTHDTYLEAGDPLDFWRVLFADRGEKRLLLFAEMRLPGEAWLEFKIVKNKLYQRAVFRPKGLWGRLYWYMVLPFHAFVFKGMINALIKPE
- a CDS encoding cryptochrome/deoxyribodipyrimidine photo-lyase family protein; the protein is MTNKPHINVVWLKRDLRLQDNEALSNALVTGKPTLLLYVFEHILINDNHYSERHFNFIKESLRDLNAQLKPLDSKVLSVTSDIQTAFNLIQEFYKIDAIYSHIETGILITYNRDKEFLRYCRNNFIRWNESKNNGVERGLLNRENWLEDWEDYMKEPLKEFKPNHKQLLSLQDISLLESVLTVTNLNTPENTKFQKGGSSSAWKYASSFFENRHKDYMFNISKPEASRTSCSRLSPYIAWGNVSIRQIFQKAQKIKEQSDNKRHIGAFLSRLRWQAHFIQKFEMEHTMENESVNKGYHKLKKSISLKYQQAWKEGQTGFPLVDASMRCLIETGYVNFRMRAMLVSFFTHILWQPWQNASEHLSQQFLDFEPGIHFPQLQMQAGETGINNLRIYNPTLNGHKHDPNAEFIKKWVPELAHLDVPFIHEPYLMTELEQGLYNFKLGEDYPEPIVDIKENRKRASDILWNMKKDAEVVKESFRILKRHTLQDRNRLLQND
- a CDS encoding TIGR03643 family protein codes for the protein MTLNERQIDRIIEMAWEDRTPFEAITFQFGLKEQEVIELMRKEMKPSSFKMWRKRVQGRATKHMYKRTFDKGRFKCSRQKSISNNSISKR
- a CDS encoding Lacal_2735 family protein; the protein is MFGLFKKNSEKEKLQKQYEKLMAEWHKLSTTNRAASDNKYAEAQKVLEKLEALK
- a CDS encoding cryptochrome/photolyase family protein, which produces MKKNDNILLFPHQLFQDSPILEIDAAIYLIEEYLFFKQYKFHKQKIAFHRASMKAYADFLESKGKTVHYIEATSDDSDIRTLIPKLIDNGAKTLHVIDPTDNWLEKRIKSTAKDITIKWYESPLFINTKKDLSSFFKPSKKKFFQTSFYKEQRKKRDILMVSKEPEGGKWTYDSENRKKYPKDKTPPNIQFPERSEYYEEAIKYTEKHFNNHYGELNDFINYPIDFESSEAWLQQFFEYRFHEFGVYEDAIVKEEHFLNHSLLSPLINVGLLNPSNVIEKAITYAKDNDVPINSTEGFVRQILGWREFIRGVYEVKGTEERTKNFWNFDRKIPSSFYDGSTGIKPVDDVIKKVLKTGYAHHIERLMILGNFMVLCEFDPDEVYQWFMELFIDAYDWVMVPNVYGMSLFADGGLMSTKPYISSSNYIMKMSNYSKGKWQETWDGLFWTFMDKHREFFESNPRLGMLLGNLDRMKKDTLDNHFNNAEKFLKALK
- a CDS encoding DASH family cryptochrome, producing the protein MQKKDIKNLIWFRNDLRTIDNAVLSEATKNGNTVFGVYCFDPKQFQIDAFGFRKTEKFRAQFLIETIKDLKEKLSQLNIELLVYYEHPEVIIPRLCNTLNVEEIYLQKEWTQEEIDTENAVKAKIYNVTWHHIYNQFLFNPEDINFEISKTPQVFTVFRKKLEKYVSIRPEVETLKLPESNHIENSTNIPSLTDLGFNNFETHAHSAFPFKGGETAAQNRLEDYFFNTKKLGFYKKTRNGLVGKDYSSKFSPWLANGSISAKTIYWKVRQFEKEHYKNQSTYWLIFELIWRDYFKYISLKHGNQIFKLEGILKKDYNWATNQTQIQRWIDGETASDFVNANMIELKETGWMSNRGRQNVASYFAKELELDWRIGAAYFESLLLDYDVHSNYGNWMYVAGVGNDPRDRKFNVQLQAERYDSNGKFRNLWLQPSLF
- a CDS encoding flavin reductase family protein, whose protein sequence is MATFSTQDIDNMHHLYRINLINSCSGYKSANLIGTKDNLDVTNVAVFSSITHLGSNPALLGFFLRPTTVIRNTYENIKSTGKFTINHIYEDILEDAHHTSAKYDAQISEFDTTKLEEEYKDNFFAPFVKGCPIQIAMSYVEEYSIQANNTILLIGKIEKLHVPDSLLEKDGFINLSKGKVATINGLDGYAIPDLKKRLDYQRPKPEFAIPND
- the folE gene encoding GTP cyclohydrolase I FolE, encoding MKTKIIPNTNGHRLNGLSIDDIGDDHLFTGIDTPMKANAFEMSDEEKKQRISILFSEIMDVLGLDLTDDSLKGTPDRVAKMYIEEIFSGLDPKNKPKVALFDNKYQYKQMLVEKDITFYSNCEHHFVPIIGKAHVAYKSSGKVIGLSKLNRIVQYYAKRPQVQERLTQQIANELKTVLETEDVAVIIDAKHLCVSSRGVKDDTSSTVTTYYGGEFNKPEKIVELQNYINN
- a CDS encoding SDR family NAD(P)-dependent oxidoreductase, producing the protein MKTIIVVGGSKGIGNATVASLLSSHKVINISRSQPEQSHENLTHHQCDIINDELPDISEADGLVYCPGSINLKPINRLSLEDFKNDFEINVLGAVKTIQKYLAVLKNGKQPSIVLFSTVASKLGMPFHASVAASKSAIEGLTKSLGAELAPTIRVNAIAPTVTDTDLASKLLRNERMIENMTDRHPLKKYLQPEEVADMVVFLLSHKAAALSGQIFEMDCGIVSFKL
- a CDS encoding glutathione peroxidase — translated: MNPLKTFVGTLSTSDNKIKHKATASIYDIEINSLAGKPIKLSEFKGKKILFVNVASKCGFTPQYRALQELSDSYKDKLVVIGNPCNQFGGQEPGNADEIQEFCKVNYGVTFLITEKIDVKGSNQHPLYKWLTSKRLNGKQNSTVKWNFQKYLIDEHGEFIDYFYSITKPTNSRITKHLK
- a CDS encoding DUF2256 domain-containing protein gives rise to the protein MRGVKKQHLPTKICPVCERPFTWRKKWAKNWDNVKYCSEKCRRKT